A genome region from Chitinophagales bacterium includes the following:
- a CDS encoding DUF4270 family protein — translation MREHKPFIIFYLLNLFIFLASCSKEGSDFIDDTPIPLGAKVDTSFEIIGYNSIDSIRSIRNTSVVPFGTKVDGNYGTFRSSFYASYQTTLTSKSFSFSSVDSIVLIIPYFSNTPKYGAANQPFSVEVYEMTEGIETDPNSKKMSYTYASGLIGSKYNFIPNVKDSIIDIGGKIPAAIKIPLNLSLANKIIAPGSYASDAELQNIFKGLYVRSSSNSNTNGFVLLSISSDNIIRIYGKNSGGLSITSDFSTGGSNSTTVNEYIHDPASIARTSSINPNRTTGDNLLYTHGLNGYVPTLILPDLSIYSKTKSIFKAELSLYSIDTSILSVESFGLMYLDTAGNKEFLLPDELYKKKFLISTKDTIISGKACKEYKYNIAMYLNRLISTPGISRKIRVYSAPLLISNSVTKYSDFLPSSAIIGGTGHIAKPKLRIYYKDI, via the coding sequence GTGAGGGAGCATAAACCGTTCATAATATTTTATCTCTTAAATCTTTTTATATTCCTAGCTTCTTGTAGTAAAGAAGGAAGTGATTTTATAGATGACACCCCTATACCACTTGGAGCAAAGGTAGACACAAGTTTTGAGATTATTGGCTACAATAGTATTGATTCTATACGATCTATACGCAACACCAGTGTCGTGCCATTTGGAACCAAAGTAGATGGCAACTACGGAACCTTTCGATCCAGTTTCTATGCTAGCTATCAAACTACCCTTACAAGCAAATCCTTTAGCTTTTCTTCTGTTGATTCTATTGTTTTAATAATACCATATTTCAGTAATACGCCAAAATATGGAGCAGCCAACCAACCGTTTAGTGTAGAAGTATATGAAATGACTGAAGGTATAGAAACAGACCCGAATAGTAAAAAAATGAGCTATACCTATGCATCTGGTCTTATTGGATCCAAGTACAATTTTATACCAAATGTTAAAGACAGTATCATAGATATTGGCGGCAAAATTCCAGCTGCAATTAAAATACCTCTTAACTTGAGTTTAGCAAACAAAATTATAGCTCCTGGCAGCTATGCTAGTGACGCAGAACTTCAAAATATATTCAAAGGTCTTTATGTGAGAAGTTCCTCGAATTCGAATACAAATGGTTTTGTGTTATTGAGCATTAGTTCTGACAATATAATTCGTATTTACGGGAAAAATTCAGGTGGATTATCCATTACATCCGACTTTTCTACAGGAGGGAGTAACTCCACCACGGTCAATGAGTATATTCACGATCCTGCTAGTATAGCCAGAACAAGCAGTATTAATCCAAACCGTACGACTGGAGATAATCTGCTCTATACACATGGGTTAAACGGCTATGTACCCACGCTCATTTTGCCTGACCTATCAATCTATTCCAAAACTAAAAGTATATTCAAAGCAGAATTAAGTCTTTACAGTATTGATACTAGTATTTTAAGTGTAGAAAGCTTTGGGCTTATGTACTTAGATACTGCAGGGAATAAAGAATTCTTATTGCCAGATGAGTTATATAAAAAGAAATTTCTCATATCTACAAAAGATACTATTATTAGTGGAAAGGCATGTAAAGAATATAAATACAATATAGCAATGTATCTTAATAGACTAATTTCTACGCCAGGTATAAGTAGAAAAATTCGAGTGTACTCTGCGCCATTACTTATTTCCAATTCGGTAACCAAGTATTCTGATTTTTTACCTTCGAGTGCTATTATTGGAGGAACGGGGCATATAGCCAAGCCTAAATTAAGAATATATTATAAAGATATTTAA